From Segatella copri, the proteins below share one genomic window:
- a CDS encoding glycosyl hydrolase 115 family protein: protein MKLNNIKQTFLAGAALLSTISMSAADRFVNFKQGDLLLNANNRVEIYMDTNDCKGVSYAAHALLKDIKSVSGATATLTSDAGFLKKADTARPAILVGTIGHSAAIDQLVKQKRINGNLLKGKREKFIITLIDGQLVIAGSDRRGTIYGIYELSQQMGVSPWYDWADVPVEHHDSIFVNKGIYTDGEPAVRYRGIFLNDEAPCLTSWVKNTYGTGYGDHRFYQRVFELVLRLRGNMMWPAMWGWAFYADDPENEKTADEMGVVMSTSHHEPMARNHQEYARNRKGWGPWNYQKNKANLQKFFREGIERMKGTEQIVTIGMRGDGDEAMSDKADTKLMTNIINDQRKIIADVTGKKASETPQVWALYKEVLDYYDKGMKVPDDVTLLLCDDNWGNVRRVPNAKERKHKGGWGLYYHVDYVGAPRNSKMLNVTPVQNPWEQLTLAYENGIDRLWILNVGDLKPMEYPISQFMDMAWNPRKYDVNNITRHTRDWCAQQFGEEQADEAARLLNLICKYNGRCTPEMLDKNTYSLENGEWQEVVNQYLKIEADALRQYNCLPAAYHDAYRQIILFPIEVMSNLHQMYFAQAMNNQLYEQGNPKANIWADECENHFKRDSLICDEYNHKMAGGKWNGMMTQKHIGYTSWNDAFEKDTCPKLFRVSTSSNETVIAGNDGVVEIEAPYYSSKTDATEAKWTEIPFMGKSVSAMTLMPYTKSVKGASITYKFKMQISKTSDGKAFNGKQKVRIHVITKSTLDYLNKGGLTYGVSLDGASPVEVNFNKDLNEKPENIYNIYYPTIATRIVDKVIELELPASSDSIHTLTLTPNDPAIVFEKIVIDGREGKKRVKVI, encoded by the coding sequence ATGAAACTAAACAACATCAAGCAAACATTCCTGGCTGGCGCTGCCCTGCTCTCAACAATCAGCATGAGCGCAGCCGACAGATTTGTAAATTTCAAGCAAGGAGACTTGCTGCTGAATGCCAATAACCGGGTAGAAATCTACATGGACACCAACGACTGCAAAGGAGTGAGCTATGCTGCTCATGCCCTGCTGAAAGATATCAAAAGTGTGAGTGGAGCCACAGCCACCCTCACCTCGGATGCCGGTTTTCTGAAAAAAGCCGACACAGCCCGACCAGCTATCCTCGTAGGCACCATCGGCCATTCTGCAGCCATCGACCAACTGGTGAAACAGAAGCGCATCAACGGAAATCTGCTGAAGGGCAAACGTGAAAAGTTTATCATCACGCTCATAGATGGTCAGCTCGTCATTGCTGGCAGCGACCGACGAGGCACCATCTACGGCATCTACGAACTCTCGCAGCAGATGGGCGTATCGCCTTGGTATGACTGGGCAGACGTACCTGTAGAGCATCACGATTCCATTTTCGTAAACAAGGGAATCTATACAGATGGTGAACCAGCCGTACGCTATCGCGGCATCTTCCTCAACGATGAAGCTCCCTGCCTCACCTCTTGGGTAAAGAACACCTACGGCACCGGATATGGCGACCACCGTTTCTATCAGCGCGTCTTCGAACTGGTATTGCGACTGAGAGGTAACATGATGTGGCCCGCCATGTGGGGCTGGGCTTTCTATGCCGATGACCCTGAAAACGAGAAGACGGCAGATGAGATGGGCGTAGTGATGAGTACTTCCCATCATGAGCCGATGGCACGTAACCATCAGGAATACGCCCGCAACCGAAAGGGATGGGGACCTTGGAACTATCAGAAGAACAAGGCAAACCTGCAGAAGTTCTTCCGTGAAGGCATTGAGCGAATGAAGGGTACCGAACAGATTGTAACCATCGGCATGCGTGGCGACGGCGACGAGGCGATGAGCGACAAAGCTGATACAAAGCTGATGACCAACATCATCAACGACCAGCGTAAGATTATCGCTGACGTAACCGGAAAGAAGGCAAGCGAAACCCCACAGGTTTGGGCACTATATAAAGAGGTATTGGATTACTACGACAAGGGTATGAAGGTGCCAGATGACGTAACCCTCCTGCTCTGCGATGACAACTGGGGTAACGTGCGCCGTGTGCCGAATGCCAAGGAACGCAAGCACAAAGGCGGTTGGGGCTTATACTATCACGTAGATTACGTAGGTGCTCCAAGAAACTCAAAGATGCTCAACGTTACTCCTGTGCAAAATCCTTGGGAGCAGTTGACGCTTGCTTACGAGAATGGCATTGACCGTCTCTGGATTCTCAACGTGGGCGACCTCAAGCCGATGGAATATCCTATCAGCCAGTTTATGGACATGGCTTGGAATCCACGTAAATACGATGTAAACAACATCACCCGTCATACCCGCGACTGGTGCGCCCAGCAGTTTGGCGAGGAGCAAGCTGACGAGGCAGCAAGATTACTCAACCTCATCTGCAAGTACAATGGTCGCTGCACCCCAGAGATGCTCGACAAAAACACCTACAGCCTGGAAAACGGCGAATGGCAGGAAGTGGTGAACCAGTATCTGAAGATAGAAGCCGATGCCTTGCGCCAGTACAACTGTCTGCCAGCAGCCTATCATGACGCCTACCGTCAGATCATCCTCTTCCCTATCGAAGTGATGAGCAATCTGCACCAGATGTACTTTGCCCAAGCGATGAACAATCAGCTCTATGAGCAGGGCAACCCGAAGGCGAACATCTGGGCGGATGAATGCGAGAACCATTTCAAGAGAGACTCTTTGATTTGCGATGAATACAACCACAAGATGGCTGGTGGCAAATGGAACGGCATGATGACGCAGAAGCACATCGGCTACACCTCATGGAACGATGCCTTCGAGAAGGACACCTGTCCTAAGCTCTTCCGGGTATCAACATCTTCTAATGAAACGGTGATAGCTGGCAATGATGGCGTGGTAGAAATCGAAGCACCTTATTATAGCAGCAAGACGGATGCTACCGAGGCAAAATGGACAGAGATCCCATTCATGGGCAAGAGCGTATCGGCAATGACTCTGATGCCATATACCAAGAGTGTAAAGGGAGCCAGCATCACTTACAAGTTTAAGATGCAAATTAGCAAAACTTCGGATGGCAAGGCATTTAATGGCAAGCAGAAGGTTCGCATTCATGTGATTACCAAATCAACCTTGGATTATCTCAACAAGGGCGGCTTAACCTATGGTGTAAGTTTAGATGGCGCTTCTCCTGTAGAGGTTAACTTCAACAAAGATTTGAACGAGAAGCCGGAGAACATCTACAATATCTATTATCCAACGATAGCCACTCGCATCGTGGACAAGGTGATAGAGCTAGAGCTGCCAGCCTCATCCGATAGCATCCACACCCTCACCCTCACTCCTAACGACCCAGCCATCGTCTTCGAGAAAATCGTGATTGATGGAAGAGAAGGAAAAAAGAGAGTCAAGGTGATTTAG
- a CDS encoding virulence RhuM family protein has translation MIIYQSDDGVKLDVRLENKTVWLNVEQIAELFNKGRSTINEHILNIFKEGELDEKVVCRKFRQTTQHGAMAGKTQSKEVKFYNLDVIISVGYRVKSIQGTRFRQWATERLNEYIVKGFTMDDERLKNLGGGNYWKELLDRIRDIRSSEKVLYRQVLDIYATSVDYDPRTDASKLFFKIVQNKLHYAAHGHTAAEVIYERADADKPFMGLTTFEGELPAIKDIKIAKNYLKENELKILNNLVSGYFDFAEIMAMEHRPVYMMDYVKQLDTILQSTGRPLLKGSGSISHEEAMDKAIAEYRKYQVKVLTPVEEAYLESINALGKIAKRKGRQSGENH, from the coding sequence ATGATCATCTACCAATCTGATGATGGCGTGAAGCTTGATGTGAGATTGGAGAATAAGACGGTTTGGCTAAATGTGGAACAGATAGCAGAGCTTTTCAATAAAGGGCGCTCTACTATCAATGAGCACATATTGAATATATTCAAGGAAGGAGAATTGGATGAAAAAGTGGTTTGTCGGAAATTCCGACAGACCACTCAGCATGGTGCTATGGCAGGAAAAACCCAAAGCAAAGAAGTGAAGTTCTATAACCTTGATGTTATCATATCTGTGGGCTATCGTGTAAAATCTATTCAAGGCACACGTTTCCGTCAATGGGCTACAGAGCGACTGAATGAGTACATCGTAAAAGGGTTTACGATGGACGATGAACGACTCAAAAATCTTGGTGGTGGCAACTATTGGAAAGAGTTGCTTGACCGTATCCGTGATATTCGTTCGTCAGAAAAGGTGCTCTATCGACAAGTTCTGGACATCTATGCCACAAGTGTTGACTATGACCCTCGAACTGATGCCTCAAAGCTTTTCTTTAAAATCGTGCAAAATAAATTGCACTATGCTGCTCATGGGCATACTGCGGCAGAAGTTATCTATGAGCGTGCGGATGCCGACAAACCATTTATGGGCTTGACGACATTTGAGGGCGAACTACCAGCTATCAAAGACATCAAAATAGCCAAGAACTATCTGAAAGAAAATGAGCTGAAGATACTCAATAATCTTGTTTCCGGTTATTTTGACTTTGCCGAGATTATGGCAATGGAGCATCGCCCAGTCTATATGATGGATTATGTGAAACAACTTGATACTATCCTGCAATCCACAGGGCGACCTTTGTTGAAGGGGTCGGGAAGTATCAGCCATGAAGAGGCAATGGACAAAGCTATAGCTGAGTATCGAAAATATCAGGTAAAGGTATTAACTCCAGTAGAGGAGGCTTATCTTGAATCCATCAATGCTTTGGGAAAAATTGCAAAGCGCAAGGGAAGACAATCGGGGGAAAATCATTAA